The Halanaerobium praevalens DSM 2228 genome contains a region encoding:
- a CDS encoding coenzyme F420-0:L-glutamate ligase, translating to MRTVGTEVRGIRAPIVKEGDQLVEIVVESLKEAIKQESIKLRDKDVVGITESLVARAQGNYVNLDQIAAAINDTFSGDSIGIVFPILSRNRFSMILKGIARSGKKIYLQLSYPNDEVGNPLLDAKKIYELGIDPYQYVIEEAEYKQKFADFKHPFTGVNYVELYQEIAAETEIEIIAANQPETILDYTDQVIAADIHSRERTKTILKENGAQKVISLDQICNQAENKGYNPDYGLLGSNKASAESLKLFPRDGQQFVEAVQAEIKAFSGQEVEVMIYGDGAFKDPAAKIWELADPVVSPAYTQGLAGTPNEIKLKYIADNELKDLAGSELLTAMKAEIRDKEADLTANLKAQGTTPRQLTDLLGSLCDLVSGSGDKGTPIILIQGYFDNLADE from the coding sequence ATGAGAACGGTTGGAACAGAAGTAAGAGGAATAAGAGCTCCGATAGTTAAAGAAGGAGATCAGTTAGTTGAAATTGTTGTTGAATCTCTAAAAGAAGCCATTAAACAAGAGTCAATTAAGCTGAGAGATAAAGATGTTGTTGGAATCACAGAATCTCTAGTAGCTAGAGCCCAAGGAAATTATGTTAATTTAGATCAAATAGCTGCTGCTATTAATGATACTTTTAGTGGTGATTCGATTGGTATTGTTTTTCCCATTTTAAGTCGTAATAGGTTTTCAATGATTTTAAAAGGTATTGCTCGCAGTGGTAAGAAAATTTATTTACAGTTAAGTTATCCTAATGATGAAGTAGGGAATCCACTTTTAGATGCTAAAAAAATATATGAACTTGGAATTGATCCTTATCAATATGTAATTGAAGAAGCAGAATATAAGCAAAAATTTGCAGACTTTAAGCATCCTTTTACAGGTGTTAATTATGTTGAATTATACCAAGAAATAGCTGCAGAAACTGAAATTGAAATTATAGCAGCAAATCAGCCAGAGACAATTTTAGATTATACAGATCAAGTAATTGCAGCTGATATTCATAGTCGAGAAAGAACTAAGACTATTTTAAAAGAAAATGGTGCTCAAAAGGTAATTAGTTTAGATCAAATATGTAATCAAGCAGAAAATAAAGGCTATAATCCAGATTATGGACTTTTAGGTTCAAATAAAGCTTCAGCTGAAAGTTTAAAACTTTTTCCTAGAGATGGCCAGCAATTTGTAGAAGCAGTACAAGCAGAAATTAAGGCTTTTAGTGGTCAGGAAGTAGAAGTCATGATTTATGGTGATGGTGCTTTTAAAGATCCAGCAGCTAAAATTTGGGAACTTGCTGATCCAGTTGTTTCCCCAGCTTATACTCAAGGTTTGGCTGGAACTCCAAATGAGATTAAATTAAAGTACATAGCTGATAATGAACTTAAAGATTTAGCAGGAAGTGAACTTTTAACAGCTATGAAAGCTGAAATTAGAGATAAAGAAGCAGATTTAACTGCTAATCTTAAAGCTCAAGGAACTACTCCTAGACAGTTGACAGATTTATTAGGTAGTTTGTGTGATTTAGTTAGTGGTAGTGGTGATAAAGGTACTCCAATAATTTTAATCCAGGGATATTTTGATAATTTGGCTGATGAATAA
- a CDS encoding SHOCT domain-containing protein, producing MFRFGHMGRFGHMGRFGHMGFNGFFGGGAFMMIFWFILLAVVIYFIVQKNNENKEPHQRNNYSSQKNDFKIEPQDSAEEIARQRYAQGEITKAEFEEIIENLRK from the coding sequence ATGTTTAGATTTGGTCATATGGGAAGATTTGGTCATATGGGAAGATTTGGTCATATGGGTTTTAATGGCTTTTTTGGAGGAGGAGCTTTTATGATGATTTTTTGGTTTATTTTATTAGCTGTGGTTATCTATTTTATTGTACAAAAAAATAATGAAAATAAAGAGCCTCATCAAAGAAATAATTATAGTTCTCAAAAAAATGATTTTAAAATTGAGCCCCAAGATAGTGCAGAAGAAATAGCGCGTCAGCGTTATGCTCAAGGTGAAATTACTAAAGCAGAATTTGAAGAAATAATTGAGAATTTAAGAAAATAA
- a CDS encoding phosphoribosylformylglycinamidine synthase, translated as MGAQIRRIFVEKKEGFAVEAEEIFSDFKESLGLDNLSSLRILNRYDLTNISESAYEEACKRILAELPVDLIYQEEIRVKAEAEIFAVEYLPGQYDQRADWAEQCIQILNEEQKPTVRVAQVFILEGDLTKKDIEKIKDYYINPIDSREAELKKPETLSRKHQKPAKVETVAEFIEAETEQLAAIRTEMRLAMNLADLKHCQRYFKNEEKRNPTITELRVLDTYWSDHCRHTTFLTKIEKVDIEADKFTEAIENAYQEYLKGRQKIYQNQKKDICLMDIALLGMKELRALGKLDDLEISNEVNAASIEINVDVDGQEQAWLLMFKNETHNHPTEIEPFGGAATCLGGAIRDPLSGRAYVYQAMRISGAADPRTPIEATLAGKLPQKKIVQEAANGYSSYGNQIGLATGMVRELYHQRFLAKHLELGAVVAAAPKENVFRGEALPTDKVILLGGKTGRDGCGGATGSSKVHNEDSIEASSAEVQKGNAPTERKIQRLFRKPKVTKKIKVCNDFGAGGVAVAIGELAAALEINLDAVPKKYEGLNGTELAISESQERMAVVVEADAVNEFIKLAAAENLEATVVAEVKANNRLIMKWQGEKIVDLSRDFLATNGASQKTKIKVCSPKAEKNYFKTAAVKRLQGKQTLKTKWLQNLADINIASQKGLVEKFDSSIGAGSVTMPFGGKYQLTPTQAMTAKIPLVQGQTKTGTIMSYGYDPNLACWSPFHGALYAVIESVAKIVAVGGDYSKIRLSLQEYFEKLGQEAERWGKPFSALLGAYKAQKEFGIPAIGGKDSMSGTFKELDVPPTLVSFAVDTVDVNNVISPEFKAAANKLIYLPVKRDQAEIPNIEKLQQNYSRVEKLIAAKKIKSAAAITVGGLAAAISKMSFGNQIGVEITANLKQEELFSPEYGALILELAGTEKAKELFSGLDYQILGKTIKPEVIKIKQLEIPLSQALKHWQEPLEKIYKTEALDSKKNTQPLKTQKKELLKLESSKAEKIYKAKIKIAKPKVLIPVFPGTNCEYDTARQFREAGAEVETFIFKNLKATLVEKSIIKMAALIKEAQIVAIPGGFSAGDEPDGSAKFIAAVFRNPQIKQAVKEHLKQRDGLMLGICNGFQALVQLGLLPTGEIKDLTKDSPTLTYNKIGRHVSQMVKTKIISNKSPWLSNLKVGDIHTIPVSHGEGRFVAQPELIKKLEEQGQIIAQYVDLAGEPTKQRPFNPNGSAAAIEAICSPDGRILGKMGHSERIGKNVAKNISGLKNQGIFQAGVDYFRK; from the coding sequence ATGGGAGCTCAGATCAGGCGGATTTTTGTTGAAAAAAAAGAAGGCTTTGCTGTTGAGGCAGAAGAGATTTTTTCTGATTTTAAAGAAAGTTTAGGACTTGATAATTTAAGCTCTTTACGGATTTTAAATCGCTATGACCTAACAAATATTTCAGAGTCAGCTTATGAGGAAGCTTGTAAAAGAATTTTAGCAGAGCTGCCAGTTGATTTAATTTATCAAGAAGAAATAAGAGTTAAAGCTGAAGCAGAAATTTTTGCAGTTGAATATTTACCTGGACAGTATGATCAAAGGGCTGATTGGGCTGAACAATGTATTCAGATTTTAAATGAAGAGCAAAAACCGACTGTGAGGGTGGCCCAAGTTTTTATTTTAGAGGGTGATTTAACTAAAAAAGATATAGAGAAAATAAAAGATTATTATATAAATCCAATTGATTCACGAGAAGCAGAACTTAAAAAACCAGAAACTTTAAGCAGAAAACACCAAAAACCAGCAAAAGTAGAAACTGTAGCTGAGTTTATTGAAGCAGAAACTGAGCAGCTAGCTGCTATTAGAACTGAAATGAGATTGGCTATGAACTTGGCTGATTTAAAACACTGTCAAAGATATTTTAAAAATGAAGAAAAGAGAAATCCAACAATTACTGAACTGAGAGTTTTAGATACTTATTGGTCTGATCACTGTCGGCATACAACTTTTTTAACAAAAATTGAAAAAGTGGACATAGAAGCAGATAAATTTACAGAGGCCATAGAAAATGCTTATCAAGAGTATTTAAAGGGGCGCCAAAAAATTTATCAAAATCAAAAAAAAGATATTTGTTTGATGGATATTGCTCTTTTAGGAATGAAAGAATTGAGAGCTTTAGGTAAGTTAGATGATTTAGAAATTTCAAATGAAGTTAATGCAGCCAGTATAGAAATTAATGTTGATGTTGATGGTCAAGAGCAAGCTTGGCTTTTAATGTTTAAAAATGAAACTCATAATCATCCTACAGAAATCGAGCCTTTTGGTGGAGCAGCAACTTGTTTAGGAGGGGCTATTCGGGATCCTCTTTCTGGCCGTGCTTATGTTTATCAAGCGATGCGTATTTCTGGAGCAGCAGATCCTCGTACTCCAATTGAGGCTACTTTAGCTGGCAAATTACCACAAAAAAAAATAGTGCAGGAGGCTGCTAATGGTTATAGTTCTTATGGAAATCAGATTGGCCTAGCAACTGGGATGGTTAGAGAACTATATCACCAGCGTTTTTTGGCAAAACATCTAGAATTAGGAGCTGTGGTTGCAGCTGCTCCTAAAGAAAATGTGTTTAGAGGAGAAGCTCTACCAACAGATAAAGTAATTCTTTTAGGTGGTAAAACTGGCCGTGATGGTTGTGGAGGAGCTACTGGTTCATCTAAAGTCCATAATGAAGATTCTATAGAAGCAAGTAGTGCTGAAGTGCAAAAGGGAAATGCTCCAACTGAAAGAAAAATTCAACGCTTATTTAGAAAACCAAAAGTAACTAAAAAAATTAAAGTTTGTAATGACTTTGGAGCAGGTGGAGTTGCAGTTGCAATCGGAGAACTAGCAGCTGCTTTAGAAATTAATTTAGATGCTGTACCTAAAAAATATGAAGGTTTAAATGGAACAGAATTAGCAATTTCTGAATCTCAGGAAAGAATGGCAGTAGTTGTTGAAGCAGATGCAGTAAATGAGTTTATCAAATTAGCAGCAGCAGAAAACTTAGAAGCAACTGTAGTAGCTGAAGTCAAAGCAAATAACCGTTTAATTATGAAGTGGCAGGGAGAAAAAATTGTTGATTTAAGCCGTGATTTTTTAGCTACAAATGGAGCCAGTCAAAAAACAAAAATAAAAGTCTGTTCTCCAAAAGCAGAAAAAAACTATTTTAAAACTGCAGCAGTTAAGAGGCTTCAGGGAAAGCAAACTTTAAAAACTAAATGGCTGCAGAATCTGGCAGATATCAATATAGCAAGTCAAAAAGGATTAGTTGAAAAATTTGATAGTTCTATTGGAGCTGGTAGTGTAACAATGCCTTTTGGGGGTAAATATCAGTTAACTCCAACTCAGGCAATGACTGCTAAAATACCCTTAGTTCAAGGCCAAACAAAGACTGGAACTATTATGAGCTATGGTTATGACCCGAACTTAGCCTGTTGGAGCCCTTTTCATGGAGCTTTATATGCAGTTATTGAGTCAGTTGCTAAAATTGTAGCTGTTGGTGGCGATTATTCTAAAATTAGACTTAGTTTACAAGAATATTTTGAAAAACTGGGCCAAGAAGCTGAACGCTGGGGTAAACCTTTTAGTGCCTTATTAGGAGCTTATAAAGCTCAAAAAGAGTTTGGGATTCCTGCAATTGGTGGTAAAGATAGTATGTCAGGAACTTTTAAAGAACTTGATGTACCACCAACCTTAGTTTCTTTTGCTGTAGATACAGTTGATGTCAATAATGTTATTTCACCTGAATTTAAAGCAGCAGCTAATAAATTGATTTATTTACCTGTTAAAAGAGATCAAGCTGAAATTCCAAATATAGAAAAGCTGCAGCAAAATTATAGTAGAGTTGAAAAATTAATTGCAGCTAAAAAAATAAAATCTGCAGCTGCTATTACAGTAGGTGGTTTAGCAGCTGCAATTAGCAAAATGAGTTTTGGTAATCAGATTGGAGTAGAAATTACTGCCAATTTAAAGCAAGAAGAGTTGTTTTCTCCTGAATATGGTGCTTTAATTTTGGAATTAGCTGGTACAGAAAAAGCAAAAGAACTATTTTCTGGCTTGGATTATCAAATTTTGGGGAAAACAATTAAGCCAGAAGTGATTAAGATTAAGCAGCTTGAAATTCCACTTAGTCAGGCTTTAAAACATTGGCAAGAACCTTTAGAAAAAATATATAAAACTGAAGCCTTAGACTCTAAAAAAAATACTCAGCCCTTGAAAACTCAAAAAAAAGAATTACTTAAATTAGAAAGTTCCAAAGCAGAAAAAATATATAAAGCCAAAATTAAAATTGCTAAACCAAAAGTCTTAATACCTGTCTTTCCTGGTACAAACTGTGAATATGATACAGCACGTCAGTTTAGAGAAGCTGGAGCTGAGGTTGAAACTTTTATTTTCAAAAATTTAAAAGCAACTTTAGTTGAAAAGTCGATTATTAAAATGGCAGCTTTAATTAAGGAAGCTCAAATTGTAGCTATTCCTGGTGGGTTTAGTGCTGGAGATGAGCCTGATGGTTCAGCTAAATTTATTGCAGCTGTTTTTAGAAATCCTCAAATTAAACAAGCTGTTAAAGAACATTTAAAACAAAGAGATGGTTTAATGCTGGGAATTTGTAATGGTTTTCAGGCTTTAGTCCAATTAGGTCTTTTACCTACTGGTGAAATTAAAGATTTAACTAAAGATTCCCCAACTTTAACTTATAATAAGATTGGAAGACATGTTTCTCAGATGGTAAAGACCAAAATTATTTCAAATAAATCTCCCTGGCTTAGTAACTTAAAAGTAGGAGATATCCACACCATTCCAGTTTCACATGGAGAAGGCCGTTTTGTAGCTCAACCTGAGCTGATTAAGAAATTAGAAGAACAGGGCCAAATTATTGCTCAATATGTTGATTTAGCTGGAGAACCAACAAAGCAAAGGCCTTTTAACCCTAATGGATCAGCAGCAGCTATAGAAGCTATTTGCAGTCCTGATGGTAGAATTTTGGGTAAAATGGGACATTCAGAAAGAATAGGAAAAAATGTGGCTAAAAATATTAGTGGTCTCAAAAATCAAGGTATTTTTCAGGCTGGAGTAGATTATTTTAGGAAATAA
- a CDS encoding LysR family transcriptional regulator, translating to MLLNFELYKVFYQVASNLSFSKAAEKLFISQSAVSQNIKNLEKELKTKLFIRSTKNVELTQAGSLLLKHIEPAFNLIENGEKSLREINDLKRGEIHIGANDTIAKDYLLPYLKKFHQLYPEIQIQITNRTSSTCIELLKQNKVDLIISNLPNSKITNKMQIKPIFSFKDIFIAADQFKELKTKKLKLKELTNYPFLSLERKTTSQQFLEKHLNKLGIEIEAAVELGSVDLLIEMTKIGLGIAVVPEYCLNLKQEKLFEVKFKEKLPARKLAVISNKNIPLTKAAKKLIEILNEKFI from the coding sequence ATGCTTTTAAACTTTGAATTATACAAAGTGTTTTATCAAGTAGCTAGTAATTTAAGTTTTTCTAAGGCAGCAGAAAAACTATTTATTTCTCAATCTGCAGTTAGCCAAAATATTAAAAATCTGGAAAAAGAATTAAAAACTAAATTATTTATTCGCAGTACTAAAAATGTAGAATTAACTCAAGCAGGCAGCTTACTTTTAAAACATATTGAACCAGCCTTTAATTTAATTGAAAACGGAGAAAAAAGTTTAAGAGAAATTAATGATCTCAAAAGAGGAGAAATTCATATTGGGGCTAATGATACAATTGCTAAAGATTACTTACTTCCTTATCTCAAAAAATTTCATCAGCTTTATCCTGAAATCCAGATTCAAATAACTAATCGGACTTCAAGCACCTGTATTGAACTCTTAAAACAAAATAAAGTTGATTTAATTATTAGTAATTTACCTAATTCAAAAATTACTAATAAAATGCAGATTAAGCCCATTTTTAGTTTTAAAGATATTTTCATTGCAGCTGATCAATTTAAAGAATTGAAAACGAAAAAGCTTAAATTAAAAGAATTAACAAACTATCCCTTTTTAAGCTTAGAAAGAAAAACTACTAGTCAGCAATTTTTAGAAAAACATTTAAATAAACTAGGAATAGAAATTGAAGCTGCAGTTGAATTAGGAAGTGTTGATTTGCTAATAGAAATGACCAAAATCGGTTTGGGAATTGCAGTTGTACCTGAATATTGTTTGAATCTCAAACAAGAAAAATTATTTGAAGTTAAATTTAAAGAGAAACTACCAGCTCGTAAGCTGGCAGTTATAAGTAACAAAAATATTCCTTTAACAAAAGCTGCTAAAAAATTAATTGAAATCCTTAATGAAAAATTTATTTAA